TCTTGAGTGATAACAAAACtcgataaaaaaaaagcagaaaaaactaAAGATTAAAAGGATGACAGCATATCTCATATATGCTGCCCAGAAATGGGCAAGAAACATagaaaaattaataaatgaatgatgtaagcagcagaaaatgtatatttacatcaaaTCGCAGAGCACACATTATGAacaaaatagataaaataaaaaaaaataaggggGTGGAAAGAAGTGCAGCTCCTGTATGCATTTGATAATTAGATGCCTCAGTAAATGATATCTCGACTAAACCTAAGCTTAAAGATATCATGGTTAACCAGATTGGGAAAGTTGTCAATGTAAAATACCTAAACtggtgcatgtgcatgtgtgaaccaACAAGACCACAATCGCCACCATGAATTAGTAATAAGTGCTCTGCAGAGATTAGCTTTCCCGCCCCATAGTTCATTTTCTTATCTTTGAACCCACCCAGGTTTCCATTCAAGGTGGCCATTGGTGGGACCTGCACCAGcggctctgtgtctgtgtgtgatcaGCATGCTCCTAGTGTGCCAGCTGCCTCCTGCATCGTGCACAACCTGCCCTCAAAAATGCCGCTGTGAGGACCTGCAGTTCTACTGCGACACCCAGGGGCTTCAGGCACCCCCAGATGGCGTGGACAAGGGGGCCCTGGGGTTGTCACTACGTCACAACAGCATCACTGAGCTCAGCCCTGATCAGTTCTATGGATTCGGCCAGCTGACCTGGCTACACCTTGACCACAACCAGATTACCACTGTACAAGAGGATGCCTTTCAAGGGCTCTACAAGCTGAAGGACCTCAATCTGAGCTCTAATCGTATCACCAAGTTGCCCAACACAACCTTCATCCACCTCATCAACCTCCAGATACTGGACCTGTCCTTCAATCAGATGACTGCATTGGAACCAGAACTATTTCATGGACTGAGGAAGCTCCAGATACTCCACCTTCGTTCAAATTTACTTCGCACCACACCTGTTCGAGCATTCTGGGACTGTCGCAGCCTGGAATATCTGGGCCTGAGCAGCAACCGTCTAAGGAGTCTGGCACGGAATGGATTTGCTGGGCTCATTAAGCTTAAAGAGCTCCACTTGGAGCACAATCAGCTGACCAAGATCAACTTGGCCCATTTCCCTCGCCTTGTTGCTCTGCAGTTTCTATATCTGCAATGGAATAAAATCAGCAACCTAACATGTGGCATGGAGTGGAGCTGGACCACTTTAGAGAAGCTCGACCTCACAGGAAATGAAATTCGTGTCCTCACACCTGATGTGTTTCAAACGCTGCCAAA
The Hippoglossus stenolepis isolate QCI-W04-F060 chromosome 7, HSTE1.2, whole genome shotgun sequence genome window above contains:
- the lrrtm2 gene encoding leucine-rich repeat transmembrane neuronal protein 2; this encodes MGFHSRWPLVGPAPAALCLCVISMLLVCQLPPASCTTCPQKCRCEDLQFYCDTQGLQAPPDGVDKGALGLSLRHNSITELSPDQFYGFGQLTWLHLDHNQITTVQEDAFQGLYKLKDLNLSSNRITKLPNTTFIHLINLQILDLSFNQMTALEPELFHGLRKLQILHLRSNLLRTTPVRAFWDCRSLEYLGLSSNRLRSLARNGFAGLIKLKELHLEHNQLTKINLAHFPRLVALQFLYLQWNKISNLTCGMEWSWTTLEKLDLTGNEIRVLTPDVFQTLPNLKILLLDNNKLSSLDPQVMDMWQSLGTVGLSSNLWECTKRICSLATWLSTFKGRWEHSILCHSPEYAQGEEILDAVYGFQLCQNFSAPVVQTISTTTDATTATEITSSLFGIMQPTPTQDYAEDFGSFTTVTTTTTTTQTPLTAQATTAALEEAAVTDDFSATDNTVMTHRVIIGTMALLFSFFFIIFVVYISRKCCPPTLRRIRHCSAIQNRRQMRTQQRQPMADLATQVPYNEYEPSHEEGALVIINGYGQCKCQQLPYKECEV